One Echinicola strongylocentroti DNA window includes the following coding sequences:
- the ureE gene encoding urease accessory protein UreE: MICKQIIGNVHDYDIGGKTIDELPLEWFETPKRIMRKRSRGDQEVVMKFLREGNRLQEGDIVYEDAHKVIVIAVNPCDAIEITPRSLYEMGTVCYEIGNKHLPLFIQDDKVLVPYEKPLERLLLATGYQVTKVHCKLLNMLKANVDHSHAKQGSSLFSKILDMASRE; this comes from the coding sequence ATGATTTGTAAGCAAATAATCGGCAATGTCCATGACTATGATATTGGAGGGAAGACCATCGATGAATTGCCCTTGGAATGGTTTGAAACACCCAAGAGGATCATGCGAAAGCGTTCCCGTGGCGATCAAGAAGTGGTCATGAAATTTTTGCGGGAAGGAAACAGGCTACAAGAAGGTGATATTGTATATGAAGATGCCCATAAGGTGATCGTCATCGCCGTCAACCCCTGTGACGCCATAGAGATCACACCGCGGTCACTGTACGAAATGGGCACAGTTTGTTACGAAATAGGCAACAAACATTTGCCCCTGTTCATTCAGGATGATAAAGTCTTAGTTCCTTATGAAAAGCCACTGGAAAGATTGCTTTTGGCCACAGGCTATCAGGTGACGAAAGTCCACTGTAAACTACTCAATATGCTAAAAGCCAATGTAGATCACTCTCACGCTAAGCAAGGCAGTTCCTTGTTTTCAAAAATCCTGGATATGGCCAGTAGAGAATGA
- a CDS encoding urease accessory protein UreF, producing MINDNGNIPSSLLNLLHLADPTLPIGGFSHSNGLETYVQQGIVCNVPTTAAFIQSMLKNNYKFNDCLMLRYAFEMTKTEDMEALVELDEEVSALKAPREIKEASQKLGLRLLKIYINLLKNPFLESYYEKVQQKAAPGNFPLVYGQLTALMGADIRSSITSFYYNAAVSMVTNAVKLVPLGQIDGQKILYQLHPKIHSLTEETLQLERRFLGVCNPALDIKCMQHERLYSRLYMS from the coding sequence ATGATAAACGACAATGGCAATATACCAAGCAGTTTGCTGAACTTACTTCACTTGGCCGACCCTACACTGCCCATTGGTGGCTTTTCCCATTCCAATGGGCTGGAGACCTATGTCCAGCAGGGCATCGTCTGCAATGTCCCCACTACTGCTGCTTTTATCCAAAGCATGCTGAAAAACAACTATAAATTCAATGATTGTCTGATGCTCCGCTATGCCTTTGAAATGACGAAAACAGAAGATATGGAAGCACTAGTGGAATTGGACGAAGAAGTGTCTGCCCTTAAGGCTCCACGGGAGATCAAGGAAGCCAGCCAAAAACTGGGATTAAGGTTACTTAAGATTTATATCAATTTGCTGAAAAACCCGTTTTTGGAAAGCTATTATGAAAAAGTACAGCAAAAAGCAGCTCCGGGAAATTTCCCATTGGTCTATGGACAGCTTACGGCACTTATGGGCGCCGACATCAGGTCTTCCATTACCTCTTTTTATTACAATGCAGCAGTATCCATGGTCACCAATGCCGTAAAACTCGTGCCACTGGGACAAATAGATGGCCAAAAGATACTTTATCAACTCCATCCCAAAATCCATTCCCTTACTGAAGAAACCCTTCAACTGGAAAGGCGATTTCTGGGCGTGTGCAATCCAGCGCTGGATATCAAGTGCATGCAACACGAAAGGCTTTATTCCAGATTATACATGTCTTAA
- the ureG gene encoding urease accessory protein UreG codes for MEERKYIKIGVAGPVGSGKTALIERLTRKMTQNYSIGVITNDIYTKEDAQFLTKNSLLPEDRIIGVETGGCPHTAIREDASMNLEAVDELVSRHPDIEIVFIESGGDNLSATFSPDLADVTIFVISVAEGEKIPRKGGPGITRSDLLVINKIDLAPMVHADLDIMDSDSKKMRNGAPFVFTDLMTDTGLEAVIQWIQKYALIEEDAAEPDLNH; via the coding sequence ATGGAAGAAAGAAAATATATCAAAATTGGCGTAGCTGGTCCGGTAGGATCAGGTAAAACCGCCTTGATCGAGCGGTTGACCAGAAAAATGACTCAAAATTACAGTATTGGAGTGATCACCAATGATATTTATACCAAGGAAGATGCCCAGTTTCTTACCAAAAACTCCTTGCTTCCGGAAGATCGGATCATAGGAGTGGAAACAGGCGGATGTCCCCATACTGCTATTCGCGAAGATGCCAGTATGAATCTCGAAGCAGTAGACGAATTGGTCAGCAGGCATCCAGACATTGAAATTGTATTCATAGAAAGTGGTGGTGATAACCTGTCTGCTACTTTCAGTCCCGATTTGGCAGATGTGACCATATTCGTTATTTCCGTTGCAGAAGGTGAGAAAATTCCTCGTAAAGGGGGACCTGGGATCACCAGATCCGATCTATTGGTCATTAATAAAATTGACTTGGCACCGATGGTGCATGCGGATTTGGATATCATGGACAGTGATTCTAAAAAAATGAGAAATGGGGCACCTTTTGTCTTTACTGACCTGATGACCGATACCGGACTCGAAGCAGTCATCCAATGGATTCAAAAGTATGCGCTCATCGAAGAAGATGCCGCAGAACCAGACTTAAATCACTGA
- a CDS encoding urease accessory protein UreD — MEKYRLKTGLREQTILKDVFFTPPFNLVEVRENKKNPLLEVMVMSSSPGMLNDDVYDIHIDVINHSQLNLQTQSYQRIYVSKNGTKQRMQVDVGEGAYFSHVPHPMVPHAGAIYFAENTLALTKSSTLLWGEILTCGRKWMEKGEQFTFKKHHTITTIRVEGKTIFKDNLFLLPAALDITEMGQYEGFTHQGSLFFIAPEGDIKKKMDDIHDRLASEADIDFGISLIRENAYVLRVLGNSGERLFRIFDQIRKEEDENINRITKASCLQN, encoded by the coding sequence ATGGAAAAATACCGGTTAAAAACAGGTCTACGTGAGCAGACCATCCTTAAAGATGTCTTCTTCACTCCACCATTTAACTTGGTGGAAGTGAGGGAAAACAAGAAAAATCCATTGCTGGAAGTCATGGTAATGAGTTCATCCCCGGGTATGCTCAATGATGATGTCTATGACATCCATATCGATGTCATCAACCATTCGCAACTCAACCTCCAGACCCAATCATACCAACGAATATATGTCTCCAAAAACGGAACCAAACAACGTATGCAAGTCGATGTGGGGGAGGGCGCTTATTTTAGTCACGTCCCGCATCCGATGGTACCTCATGCAGGAGCCATTTATTTCGCCGAGAACACGTTAGCACTCACCAAATCCAGTACGCTTCTTTGGGGGGAAATCCTGACTTGTGGCCGCAAATGGATGGAAAAAGGCGAGCAATTTACCTTTAAAAAGCATCATACGATCACCACCATAAGAGTGGAAGGCAAAACCATATTCAAAGACAACCTTTTTCTCCTTCCAGCAGCACTTGATATCACGGAAATGGGCCAGTATGAAGGTTTTACTCACCAAGGGAGTTTGTTCTTTATCGCTCCTGAAGGAGACATCAAGAAAAAGATGGATGATATCCATGATCGGCTGGCATCAGAGGCTGACATAGATTTTGGCATCAGCCTTATACGTGAAAATGCATATGTACTGAGAGTATTGGGAAACTCTGGGGAGCGTCTTTTTAGGATTTTTGATCAGATCCGAAAAGAAGAAGATGAGAATATCAACCGAATAACAAAAGCGTCATGTCTACAGAATTAA
- a CDS encoding urease accessory protein UreH domain-containing protein, with product MSTELTILLGTAISVSILHTASGPDHYIPFIAIGKAKGWKLPKILFWTVLCGAAHVMASVFIALAGAAIGFSLGKIDFLNELRGGLASWVLFLFGILYFLYGLYNVYRNKRHKHFDVYDDGSVYVFEHDHQQMTYPVNRKKVTPWILFIIFLLGPCESLFPLLTYPAVEQSPLNMIALISVFLFFTLLTMVVIVVIIYSGFKLVKTEWLEKYMTPISGASIAICGMGMIFLQW from the coding sequence ATGTCTACAGAATTAACTATCTTATTGGGAACGGCTATTTCGGTCAGTATCCTACATACAGCCTCTGGTCCAGACCATTATATCCCATTCATTGCCATAGGAAAAGCCAAGGGATGGAAACTCCCCAAGATTCTATTTTGGACAGTGCTCTGTGGTGCTGCCCATGTCATGGCGTCTGTATTTATAGCACTAGCTGGAGCTGCAATCGGTTTTAGCTTGGGGAAAATTGATTTTTTGAATGAATTGCGTGGTGGCCTTGCCAGCTGGGTATTGTTCCTGTTTGGCATACTCTATTTTCTGTATGGGCTATATAACGTATACCGTAATAAAAGGCATAAGCACTTTGATGTCTATGATGACGGGTCCGTGTATGTCTTTGAGCATGACCATCAGCAAATGACTTATCCCGTAAACCGTAAAAAAGTAACGCCATGGATCTTGTTTATCATATTTCTCCTCGGACCATGTGAATCATTGTTCCCCTTGCTTACCTATCCCGCTGTGGAGCAGTCACCCTTAAACATGATCGCACTGATTTCGGTGTTCCTTTTCTTTACCCTGCTGACGATGGTGGTCATAGTAGTGATCATCTATTCTGGATTCAAATTGGTAAAGACAGAATGGTTAGAAAAGTACATGACCCCTATATCTGGCGCATCTATCGCTATTTGTGGTATGGGCATGATATTTTTACAATGGTAG
- a CDS encoding urea transporter, whose translation MKSQKIIFFIKSFLKGIGQIMLQDSMITGLFFLVGVLFSSLEMGLGLILGTLVGTLLGYTFKGYHKELGMGLYGFNGALVGTAAIFGLGMNYVSILVLIAGSILATYLMHFAIKKSWSVFTFPFILASWLLISLLGSPIKDALIQKDSVLEKMEASQVNTQEINGIYSDESHEYHDKDDDDSDDEDDDEDDEEDFLEQWEDRLEDVEDLREDEFFNSLQSYGQVIFQGSLLTGLFCLLGVYYNKPIAAIYGVFGSILAILVAHILQVENKAIYEGLMGFNAVLCAITFAGTGRRDGFAVVVSCSLSVIIYITMQGMGIPQYTFPFVLGTWLMLLIQKIPFPKI comes from the coding sequence ATGAAGTCACAAAAAATTATTTTTTTTATAAAATCCTTTTTAAAAGGAATTGGCCAGATCATGCTCCAGGACAGCATGATCACTGGCTTGTTCTTTTTGGTAGGTGTCTTGTTCAGTTCATTGGAAATGGGTCTTGGATTGATTCTAGGTACTCTGGTGGGAACACTGCTGGGCTATACATTCAAGGGCTACCATAAGGAACTTGGAATGGGGCTTTACGGATTTAATGGAGCGCTGGTCGGTACTGCCGCCATATTTGGTTTGGGGATGAATTATGTCTCCATCCTTGTCCTTATCGCTGGCTCCATTTTGGCCACTTACCTCATGCATTTTGCCATCAAAAAGAGTTGGAGCGTCTTTACCTTCCCGTTTATTTTGGCTTCTTGGTTACTGATCAGCCTTTTGGGCAGCCCCATTAAGGATGCACTGATCCAGAAGGATTCCGTCCTCGAAAAAATGGAAGCCTCGCAAGTTAACACACAGGAAATCAATGGTATATATAGTGATGAATCGCATGAATACCATGATAAAGATGACGATGATAGCGACGATGAAGACGATGACGAAGATGATGAGGAAGATTTTTTGGAACAATGGGAAGACCGACTGGAAGATGTTGAGGACCTTAGAGAAGATGAATTCTTTAATTCTCTCCAAAGTTATGGTCAGGTGATATTCCAAGGAAGTTTGCTGACAGGCTTATTTTGTTTACTGGGGGTCTATTATAACAAACCGATCGCCGCCATTTATGGTGTATTTGGCTCCATATTGGCCATTTTGGTAGCCCATATTTTACAAGTGGAGAACAAGGCTATTTATGAAGGTCTTATGGGGTTCAATGCCGTACTGTGTGCGATCACCTTTGCAGGTACTGGACGCCGCGATGGTTTTGCAGTAGTGGTGAGCTGTAGCCTAAGTGTAATCATATATATCACCATGCAGGGAATGGGCATTCCACAATATACGTTTCCATTTGTGCTGGGTACTTGGCTGATGCTACTGATCCAGAAAATCCCCTTTCCAAAAATCTAG